The following proteins are co-located in the Rhodococcus opacus B4 genome:
- a CDS encoding 2-oxoadipate dioxygenase/decarboxylase produces the protein MPITQQWELRAEFARRLSHLYGKEVPAYTALLEVSRAVNDTVLSNLGAGAQRLGSTARITAERHGAIRVGTPQEMAQVARVFAAMGMYPVGFYDLREAAASSVPVVSTAFRPTDPDELARNPFRVFTSMLVPSDRRFFSAELQQRLESFLAQRRLFTAELLVLADRATEYRGLNSGDAEMFLTLATAAFKLSTEAVDRAWYRELEQVSSVAADIGGVTSTHINHLTPRVLDIDDLYARMERRRIDMIDTIQGPPRWAGPDLLLRQTSFRALAEPRVFREADGSVEKGSLRVRFGEVEARGIAATVRGREVYDRLTGEIEQAVREAAATAPVSAEVRNEIAAALWNQQVPATEQGLALHDLAYFTYRVDTDKQRNGTVPGRSLQDLIDQGWVRPEPIVYEDFLPKSAAGIFQSNLTSDGHKDTTQSMTDIDAAWMEGVLGRTLHDPYALYDGIRRVSLDHVASQLGIRGPIDVPAPIATRGVK, from the coding sequence ATGCCGATCACCCAGCAGTGGGAACTGCGCGCCGAGTTCGCTCGCCGACTCTCGCATCTGTACGGGAAGGAAGTTCCCGCCTACACCGCGTTGCTCGAGGTGTCGCGGGCCGTCAACGACACCGTGCTGTCGAATCTCGGTGCGGGCGCACAACGGCTGGGTTCGACCGCCCGGATCACCGCCGAACGTCACGGAGCCATCCGAGTGGGCACCCCCCAGGAGATGGCCCAGGTCGCCCGCGTGTTCGCGGCCATGGGCATGTACCCGGTCGGGTTCTACGACCTGCGCGAGGCCGCTGCCAGTTCGGTTCCGGTCGTCTCGACCGCCTTCCGGCCGACGGACCCGGACGAACTGGCCCGCAACCCCTTCCGGGTGTTCACCTCCATGCTGGTGCCCTCGGATCGCCGCTTCTTCAGCGCCGAGCTGCAGCAACGCCTCGAAAGCTTCCTCGCCCAGCGCAGGCTGTTCACCGCCGAACTGCTGGTCCTCGCCGACCGGGCCACCGAGTACCGGGGGCTCAATTCCGGTGACGCCGAGATGTTCCTGACGTTGGCCACTGCGGCATTCAAACTGTCCACCGAGGCTGTCGACCGCGCCTGGTACCGCGAACTCGAGCAGGTGTCCTCGGTGGCCGCCGATATCGGTGGAGTCACCAGCACACACATCAACCACCTCACCCCGCGCGTACTCGACATCGACGACCTCTACGCCCGCATGGAGCGTCGCCGGATCGACATGATCGACACGATCCAGGGTCCGCCGCGATGGGCCGGTCCGGATCTGTTGCTGCGGCAGACCTCGTTCCGGGCTCTCGCCGAACCACGGGTGTTCCGCGAGGCCGACGGCAGTGTCGAAAAGGGTTCACTGCGAGTGCGTTTCGGTGAGGTCGAGGCCCGCGGCATCGCCGCCACCGTCCGCGGCCGCGAGGTCTACGACCGCTTGACCGGCGAGATCGAGCAGGCCGTCAGGGAGGCGGCAGCGACCGCGCCGGTGTCGGCCGAGGTACGCAACGAGATCGCTGCGGCGCTGTGGAACCAACAGGTGCCCGCCACCGAACAGGGGCTCGCCCTGCACGATCTCGCCTACTTCACCTATCGGGTCGACACCGACAAGCAACGCAACGGCACGGTGCCCGGACGATCACTCCAGGATCTGATCGATCAGGGCTGGGTCCGCCCGGAGCCGATCGTCTACGAGGACTTCCTGCCGAAATCCGCGGCCGGGATCTTCCAGTCCAACCTGACCTCGGACGGCCACAAGGACACCACCCAGTCGATGACCGACATCGACGCCGCCTGGATGGAAGGAGTTCTCGGCCGCACACTGCACGACCCGTACGCGCTCTACGACGGGATCCGCCGCGTATCCCTCGATCACGTTGCCAGCCAATTGGGAATCCGCGGACCCATCGACGTACCTGCACCCATCGCTACCCGAGGAGTCAAGTAA
- a CDS encoding LysR family transcriptional regulator, whose translation MNMSLGHLVTLRELARRGTMVAVAEELGYTAGAVSQQIAALEKAVGSQLVTKVGRNVVLTDSGVVLAEHAVKILSAEQTALDALRAVHDDVAAPLLLGTFGSTAAALLPPVVAAAQREYPHLALSSRELDVDEAATAVQRGQVDVAFGLDYPNSPMPRTPDIEMITLRSERFGLAVSPGSYGIRTECTIDLCEAAEWNWILPPAETQFGRAIRIACRQEGFEPIARHEIVDTAVSLALAAKGLGAAPVTDMMIRLNSSVPIVRVDLEQEIGRRIVLLRLARSETRPTVRAVTEIVRAVVNTAETR comes from the coding sequence ATGAATATGAGTTTGGGTCACCTCGTCACGCTCCGGGAACTGGCGCGGCGAGGAACGATGGTCGCGGTCGCCGAAGAACTCGGCTACACCGCCGGCGCCGTATCGCAGCAGATCGCAGCGTTGGAGAAGGCCGTCGGCTCGCAACTCGTCACCAAGGTGGGTCGCAACGTCGTACTCACCGATTCCGGCGTCGTCCTGGCCGAACACGCCGTGAAGATCCTGAGCGCAGAACAGACCGCCCTCGACGCGCTCCGCGCGGTCCACGACGACGTGGCCGCACCCCTGCTGCTCGGCACCTTCGGCAGTACCGCCGCTGCGTTGCTACCGCCGGTGGTGGCCGCCGCGCAACGCGAGTACCCGCACCTCGCCCTCAGCAGCCGCGAACTCGACGTCGACGAGGCCGCCACCGCCGTCCAGCGCGGACAGGTCGACGTCGCCTTCGGGCTGGACTATCCCAATTCGCCGATGCCCCGCACTCCGGATATCGAGATGATCACCCTCCGCAGCGAGCGATTCGGACTCGCCGTCTCGCCCGGGTCATACGGCATTCGCACCGAGTGCACCATCGATCTGTGCGAGGCCGCGGAGTGGAACTGGATCCTGCCGCCCGCGGAGACACAGTTCGGTCGCGCCATCCGAATCGCCTGCCGACAGGAGGGTTTCGAGCCGATCGCACGGCACGAGATCGTCGACACCGCCGTCTCCCTGGCGCTGGCCGCGAAGGGGTTGGGCGCGGCTCCGGTCACGGACATGATGATCAGGCTCAACAGCTCGGTACCCATCGTCCGGGTCGACCTCGAGCAGGAGATCGGCAGGCGGATCGTGCTCCTCCGCCTCGCGCGCTCGGAGACCCGGCCCACCGTGCGGGCCGTCACCGAGATCGTGCGCGCCGTGGTGAACACGGCCGAGACGCGGTGA